A genomic segment from Burkholderia plantarii encodes:
- a CDS encoding glycosyltransferase family 2 protein: MNPHQVAVVVTGRDRDGTLARCLRGVRAADWRELPVELLYATDDPHGADAVRAARHGARVVAVEPRMASAPAGPAVTRAALRNAGWRASGADTVLFLGADTLLDRAFPKRALARLEAAGCAAVRGQCREALPHQSPYAAVVDLDGLMPSGDALDRVGDALFRRAALEEVGGFDANLADGEAADLCRRLAARRWWVDEPAIPMARHDDVLAGFRDYWRRAVRIGEAYAAADARCAGRAAFPHGYAPQRNRAHGSALGVAALLLAVTLALAPAAAWGLVALFGAALLHTAWRARPGAGDWRLATLYALHAHLQQLPILYGQLAYRRRHAAAARPRRAPRHLPGGVR, encoded by the coding sequence TTGAACCCGCATCAGGTCGCCGTGGTCGTCACGGGGCGTGATCGCGACGGCACGCTGGCGCGCTGCCTGCGCGGCGTGCGGGCCGCCGACTGGCGCGAGCTGCCGGTCGAGCTGCTGTACGCGACCGACGACCCACATGGCGCCGACGCCGTGCGCGCCGCCCGTCACGGCGCGCGCGTCGTAGCGGTCGAGCCGCGCATGGCGAGCGCGCCCGCCGGCCCGGCCGTCACGCGCGCCGCGCTGCGCAACGCCGGCTGGCGCGCGAGCGGTGCCGATACCGTGCTGTTTCTCGGCGCCGACACCCTGCTCGACCGCGCGTTTCCGAAGCGCGCGCTGGCCCGCCTCGAAGCCGCCGGCTGCGCGGCCGTGCGCGGCCAGTGCCGCGAGGCGCTGCCGCATCAGTCGCCGTATGCGGCCGTGGTGGATCTGGACGGGCTGATGCCGTCCGGCGACGCGCTCGATCGCGTCGGCGACGCCCTGTTTCGCCGCGCCGCGCTCGAGGAAGTCGGCGGCTTCGACGCGAACCTCGCCGACGGCGAGGCGGCCGACCTGTGCCGGCGTCTGGCCGCGCGCCGCTGGTGGGTGGACGAACCGGCGATCCCGATGGCGCGCCACGACGACGTGCTCGCCGGCTTTCGCGACTACTGGCGCCGCGCGGTGCGGATCGGCGAGGCCTACGCGGCCGCCGACGCACGCTGCGCGGGCCGCGCCGCTTTCCCGCACGGCTACGCGCCGCAACGCAACCGCGCCCACGGCAGCGCGCTCGGCGTCGCGGCGCTGCTGCTCGCCGTGACGCTCGCGCTCGCGCCGGCCGCCGCCTGGGGCCTCGTCGCGCTGTTCGGCGCGGCGCTGCTGCACACGGCGTGGCGCGCCCGGCCGGGCGCCGGCGACTGGCGCCTCGCGACGCTCTATGCGCTCCACGCGCACCTGCAACAACTGCCGATTCTTTATGGCCAACTCGCTTACCGCCGCCGTCATGCCGCCGCCGCTCGTCCGCGACGCGCACCTCGCCATCTCCCCGGGGGGGTTCGATGA
- a CDS encoding glycosyltransferase family 2 protein has translation MSGGLHGGHGAGRALRPSPHEHVLARRALSILIVAHDCVEHIDRQLALLSVAARYRDWQVIVVDNASTDGTPDLVEANHPWARLIRSPVNIGYAAACNLAAQEAHGALLLLMHPDTHAQPAMIARAAARMLVNPHVGIAGGRLVDAAGNEIPASHRFPSALGDAFAWRGPLGRAAARRAQLDPDLQPRRPARVVDWVSDAFAMVRHDVFRYLNGFDTRFFMYCEDIDLCQRAGAAGFEVMYWPDVRARCVSGGTAGVGGGIGQAAGDAARRERWQIRSRLLYHHKHQGSTSAWIASRVEAAWLTLAGWGYRCGDALQPADAGAGEGDAASGHRDAFARRAQVDDAWRATDGGRESPPGPWR, from the coding sequence GTGAGCGGCGGCCTTCACGGCGGCCACGGCGCGGGCCGCGCGCTGCGCCCGTCGCCGCACGAACACGTGCTGGCCCGGCGCGCGCTCTCGATCCTGATTGTCGCGCACGACTGCGTCGAGCACATCGACCGCCAGCTCGCGCTGCTGAGCGTGGCCGCGCGCTATCGCGACTGGCAGGTGATCGTGGTCGACAACGCATCCACCGACGGCACGCCCGACCTCGTCGAGGCCAATCACCCGTGGGCGCGGCTGATCCGCTCGCCCGTCAACATCGGCTACGCGGCGGCCTGCAACCTCGCCGCGCAGGAAGCGCACGGCGCGTTGCTGCTGCTGATGCATCCGGACACGCATGCGCAGCCGGCGATGATCGCGCGCGCCGCCGCGCGCATGCTCGTCAATCCGCACGTGGGCATCGCCGGCGGCCGGCTGGTGGACGCGGCCGGCAACGAGATCCCCGCCTCGCACCGCTTCCCGAGCGCGCTCGGCGACGCGTTCGCGTGGCGCGGCCCGCTCGGGCGCGCGGCGGCACGGCGCGCGCAACTCGACCCTGACCTGCAGCCGCGCCGGCCGGCGCGCGTCGTCGACTGGGTGTCCGATGCGTTCGCGATGGTGCGCCACGACGTGTTCCGCTACCTGAACGGCTTCGACACGCGCTTTTTCATGTACTGCGAGGATATCGACCTGTGCCAGCGCGCCGGCGCGGCGGGGTTCGAGGTGATGTACTGGCCGGACGTGCGCGCGCGCTGCGTGAGCGGCGGCACGGCGGGCGTGGGCGGCGGAATCGGCCAGGCGGCCGGCGACGCGGCCCGGCGCGAGCGCTGGCAGATCCGCAGCCGCCTGCTGTACCACCACAAGCACCAAGGCTCCACCAGCGCCTGGATCGCGAGCCGCGTCGAGGCGGCCTGGCTCACGCTGGCGGGTTGGGGTTATCGCTGCGGCGACGCGCTGCAGCCGGCCGACGCCGGCGCCGGCGAGGGCGATGCGGCGAGCGGCCATCGCGATGCGTTCGCGCGCCGCGCGCAGGTGGATGATGCCTGGCGCGCCACCGATGGCGGCCGCGAATCGCCGCCGGGGCCGTGGCGCTGA
- a CDS encoding response regulator transcription factor, translated as MLTAVLEDDADQRDLIMLWLEHGGHRVQGFATGAAFTEALKNERFQLLVIDWMLPDTTGDAMIQWVRDHVGWNVPVIVLTARDDEQTVLTALRAGADDYLVKPARAAEMLARIAAVARRYGIGGKAPLTLGAYEIDIQRVRIAVNGSSVDLTQKEFDLAVYMFQSPGQLLSRDHLLNRVWGVHADVDTRTVDTHVSRLRKKLQLDGSNGWKVIPIYGYGYRCVRLDSPE; from the coding sequence ATGCTGACCGCCGTGCTGGAAGACGATGCCGACCAACGCGACCTGATCATGTTGTGGCTCGAACATGGCGGGCATCGCGTACAGGGTTTTGCGACGGGCGCCGCGTTTACCGAGGCGCTGAAGAACGAGCGATTCCAGTTGCTCGTGATCGACTGGATGCTGCCCGACACCACGGGCGACGCGATGATCCAGTGGGTGCGCGACCACGTGGGCTGGAACGTGCCCGTGATCGTGCTGACCGCGCGCGACGACGAGCAGACGGTGCTGACCGCGCTGCGCGCCGGCGCCGACGACTACCTGGTGAAGCCGGCCCGCGCGGCCGAGATGCTGGCGCGGATCGCGGCGGTGGCGCGCCGCTACGGGATCGGCGGCAAGGCGCCGCTCACGCTCGGCGCCTACGAGATCGACATCCAGCGGGTGCGGATCGCCGTGAACGGCAGTTCGGTCGATCTCACGCAGAAGGAGTTCGACCTCGCAGTCTACATGTTCCAGAGCCCGGGGCAGCTGCTGTCGCGCGACCATCTGCTGAACCGCGTCTGGGGCGTGCATGCCGACGTCGACACGCGCACCGTCGACACCCACGTGAGCCGGCTGCGCAAGAAGCTGCAGCTCGACGGTTCCAACGGCTGGAAGGTCATCCCGATCTACGGCTACGGCTACCGCTGCGTGCGGCTCGATTCGCCGGAATAA
- a CDS encoding cache domain-containing protein: MKLKAKIFLLAIVPFLAAIAGIGFGVRQQATALARAQHETVEAAYLSSKELELKHYVEIATSAIAPLYDASRDGAPGNDARRAQALEILRKMDFGPDGYFFVYDMQGDSLMHPREPERVGRNFWAMRDPQGAPTMQHLLAAAAHGHGYVRYLWQRPTTGKVEPKLGYVVGLDRWGWMLGTGIYLDDVDRALARIDERASAEIDGTMKGLAAIALAGAAAIALCALVLNVSESRHADARLKALAQRVVESQEDERARLSRELHDGISQMMVSVKLMLESALERFERSPARDAAAEGVLAKSVARLGDVLREVRRISHALRPAMLDDLGLAAALDQLIRELGSETGVELGYTQIVHSGSRALPAAVNTALFRIAQEALTNLIRHAQATRGAVSLEIAAHTVALAVSDNGRGFDVERIQADPHGGVGLRNMRERIDALSGTLVIRSQAGHTAISVRVPLPARRQTGT; this comes from the coding sequence ATGAAACTCAAGGCGAAGATATTCCTGCTCGCGATCGTGCCGTTCCTGGCCGCGATCGCCGGCATCGGCTTCGGCGTGCGCCAGCAGGCCACGGCGCTCGCACGCGCGCAGCACGAGACGGTCGAGGCCGCCTACCTGTCGAGCAAGGAGCTCGAGCTCAAGCATTACGTCGAGATCGCCACCAGCGCCATCGCGCCGCTCTACGACGCCTCGCGCGACGGCGCGCCCGGCAACGACGCGCGCCGCGCGCAGGCGCTCGAAATCCTGCGCAAGATGGACTTCGGCCCCGACGGCTATTTCTTCGTCTACGACATGCAGGGCGACTCGCTGATGCATCCGCGCGAGCCGGAGCGCGTGGGCCGCAACTTCTGGGCGATGCGCGACCCGCAGGGCGCGCCCACCATGCAGCACCTGCTCGCCGCCGCCGCGCACGGCCACGGCTACGTCCGCTATCTGTGGCAGCGGCCCACCACCGGCAAGGTCGAGCCGAAGCTCGGCTACGTGGTCGGGCTCGATCGCTGGGGCTGGATGCTCGGCACCGGCATCTATCTCGACGACGTCGATCGCGCGCTCGCGCGCATCGACGAGCGTGCCTCGGCCGAGATCGACGGCACCATGAAGGGCCTCGCTGCGATCGCACTGGCCGGCGCCGCCGCGATCGCGCTGTGCGCGCTGGTGCTCAACGTCAGCGAATCGCGGCACGCCGACGCGCGCCTGAAGGCGCTCGCGCAGCGCGTGGTGGAATCGCAGGAGGACGAGCGCGCGCGCCTGTCGCGCGAGCTGCACGACGGCATCAGCCAGATGATGGTATCGGTGAAATTGATGCTCGAATCGGCGCTCGAGCGCTTCGAGCGCAGCCCGGCGCGCGACGCGGCCGCCGAGGGCGTGCTGGCCAAGAGCGTCGCGCGGCTCGGCGACGTGCTGCGCGAGGTGCGCCGCATTTCGCACGCGCTGCGTCCCGCGATGCTCGACGACCTCGGCCTCGCCGCCGCGCTCGACCAGCTGATCCGCGAGCTGGGCAGCGAGACCGGCGTGGAGCTCGGCTACACGCAGATCGTCCACTCGGGTTCGCGGGCGCTGCCGGCCGCCGTCAACACCGCGCTGTTCCGCATCGCGCAGGAAGCGCTGACCAATCTGATCCGCCACGCCCAGGCCACGCGCGGCGCGGTCTCGCTGGAGATCGCCGCGCACACGGTGGCGCTCGCCGTTTCCGACAACGGCCGCGGCTTCGACGTCGAGCGCATCCAGGCCGATCCGCACGGCGGCGTGGGCCTGCGCAACATGCGCGAGCGGATCGACGCGCTCAGCGGCACGCTGGTGATCCGCTCGCAGGCGGGCCACACCGCGATCTCCGTGCGCGTGCCGCTGCCCGCCCGCCGCCAGACAGGAACCTGA
- a CDS encoding response regulator, whose amino-acid sequence MTLASPGASPPPLQPAQPEPAARLLLVDDHPLVRDGLKMRLEAVPGFVVAGEAGNAADALALAETLEPDLALMDVGMQGMNGIALAAVFHERLPAIRVVMLSMHDNVEYVTQAVRAGASGYLLKDSPASEIIRGIVAVLAGQTFFSEGLAARMIQASAGAGPVERLTPRERDILDALAEGLSSKQIALQNGLSVRTVETHRLNLKRKLGIEGQAELIKFAVEHRRR is encoded by the coding sequence ATGACCCTTGCCTCTCCCGGCGCCAGCCCGCCCCCGTTGCAACCGGCCCAGCCCGAGCCGGCCGCCCGCCTGCTGCTGGTGGACGACCATCCGCTGGTGCGCGACGGCCTCAAGATGCGCCTCGAAGCCGTGCCCGGCTTCGTGGTGGCGGGCGAGGCCGGCAACGCCGCCGACGCGCTCGCGCTCGCCGAAACGCTCGAACCGGACCTCGCGCTGATGGACGTCGGCATGCAGGGCATGAACGGCATCGCGCTCGCCGCCGTGTTCCACGAGCGCTTACCGGCGATCCGGGTGGTGATGCTGTCGATGCACGACAACGTCGAATACGTGACGCAGGCCGTGCGGGCCGGCGCGAGCGGCTACCTGCTGAAGGATTCGCCCGCCAGCGAGATCATTCGCGGCATCGTCGCGGTGCTGGCCGGGCAGACCTTCTTCAGCGAGGGGCTGGCCGCGCGGATGATCCAGGCGAGCGCCGGTGCGGGGCCGGTCGAGCGGCTCACGCCGCGCGAGCGCGACATCCTCGATGCGCTCGCCGAGGGGCTGTCGAGCAAGCAGATCGCGCTGCAGAACGGGCTCTCGGTGCGCACCGTCGAGACCCACCGGCTCAACCTGAAGCGCAAGCTCGGCATCGAGGGGCAGGCCGAGCTGATCAAGTTCGCGGTGGAGCACCGGCGGCGCTGA
- a CDS encoding cupin domain-containing protein, whose product MPASHAAADLIERFALEAHPEGGYFRETYRAPLGVARESDGARRSASTAIYYLLCDGAFSTWHRIRSDEVWHFYAGDPLEVHVLDEHDGLVIHRLGNPLVHEDVVPQVVVPAGRWFGATCADPARFAFVGCTVAPGFEFAEFELAEPDALTREFPRFGQAIARLAR is encoded by the coding sequence ATGCCCGCAAGCCACGCCGCCGCCGACCTGATCGAGCGTTTCGCCCTCGAAGCCCATCCCGAGGGCGGCTATTTCCGCGAAACCTACCGCGCGCCGCTCGGCGTCGCGCGCGAGTCCGACGGCGCGCGGCGCAGCGCCTCCACCGCGATCTACTACCTGCTCTGCGACGGCGCCTTCTCCACCTGGCACCGGATCCGCTCCGACGAGGTCTGGCATTTCTACGCGGGCGATCCGCTCGAAGTCCACGTGCTCGACGAGCACGACGGCCTGGTGATCCACCGGCTCGGCAACCCGCTCGTGCATGAGGATGTGGTGCCGCAGGTCGTGGTGCCGGCCGGCCGCTGGTTCGGCGCGACCTGCGCGGACCCGGCCCGGTTCGCGTTCGTCGGCTGCACGGTGGCGCCGGGCTTCGAGTTCGCCGAATTCGAGCTGGCCGAGCCGGACGCGCTCACGCGGGAGTTTCCGCGATTCGGGCAGGCGATCGCGCGGCTGGCGCGTTAG
- a CDS encoding MlaC/ttg2D family ABC transporter substrate-binding protein: MKRHLIAFVAAAAVSVSAFAQSAPVDIVRSAVEGTVNAMKSDPAARGGDMNKITQVVETRFLPVTNFERTTRIAVGSAWGQASPAQQQELYKQFRLLMTRTYAASLAQLGGQDAKFTFKAGGESGSDALVQSTVTTPGDTQSVGYRLGKEGGGWKIYDIDMSGAWLIQVYQGQFKAQLAQGGIDGLIQFLQKHNARVN, translated from the coding sequence ATGAAACGTCATCTGATTGCATTCGTCGCCGCGGCGGCCGTCTCCGTGTCGGCCTTCGCGCAGAGCGCGCCCGTGGACATCGTCCGTTCCGCGGTGGAAGGCACCGTCAACGCGATGAAGTCGGATCCCGCCGCGCGCGGCGGTGACATGAACAAGATCACGCAGGTCGTCGAGACGCGTTTCCTGCCGGTCACCAACTTCGAGCGCACCACGCGGATCGCGGTGGGCAGTGCCTGGGGGCAGGCCTCGCCGGCCCAGCAGCAGGAGCTCTACAAGCAATTTCGGCTCCTGATGACGCGCACTTATGCGGCCTCGCTCGCGCAGTTGGGCGGCCAGGACGCGAAGTTCACGTTCAAGGCTGGCGGCGAGAGCGGCAGCGACGCGCTGGTGCAGTCCACCGTGACCACGCCGGGCGACACGCAGTCGGTGGGCTACCGGCTCGGCAAGGAAGGTGGCGGCTGGAAGATCTACGACATCGACATGTCGGGTGCGTGGCTGATCCAGGTCTACCAAGGGCAGTTCAAGGCCCAGCTCGCGCAGGGCGGCATCGACGGCTTGATCCAGTTCCTGCAGAAGCACAACGCCCGCGTGAACTGA
- a CDS encoding MMPL family transporter codes for MLRTLFVRLVAWSVRRPLLVVALSLVIAALGGVYTVQHFKINTDVSKLLDNEPQWAALGDAIDQAFPQRSQTILAVVEAPAPEFASAAANALAAALDQDTRAGRIGQVSLPAGGPLFERDALLFLSPAEVASTTSKLASARPLVNTLAKDPSVTGLATTLSTTLGQPLLTGQVTLPGMKTLLGRAAATVDDVLAGRPAAFSWRALVDSDAAKQPAFAFVTVEPQINYGALKAGEQTEQTIRATAASLGLDKRFGAVVRLTGEQPLADEEFASVEDGAAVNGIGTIVVVLVILWLALRSKRMIAAVLVTLVVGLIVTAALGLAMVGSLNMISVAFMVLFVGLGVDFAIQYGVKYREERHRDPNLDHALLGAAHSMGVPLSLATAAVAASFFSFLPTAYRGVSELGLIAGVGMFVALFTTMTLLPALLKLMHPPGESRAPGFPRLAPVDDYLDRHRKPILIGTLVVVIGALPLLTRLHFDFNPLHLKDPHSESMATLIALKDSPEASVNDVHMLAPSLAAADAAAARLAKLPEVGRTTTLSSFLPADQPQKLATIKTAAADLLPALTQPAAPPASDAQRVAALKRASALLGYAAEDHPGPGADEAKHLSQSLARLAAADAATRERAENAFSTTLRIALGQLASLLQPYEITRANLPPQMVRDWVAPDGRALVQISPKVPPGVDPGDDVMLRHFAQTVKQAEPATIGGPISILHSANTIIRAFLQAAGLSILTITVLLWITLRRIGDVLRTLIPLLVSGLVTLELCVVFGMSLNFANIIALPLMLGVGVAFKVYFVMAWRAGQTGLLHSSLTHAVLFSAATTATAFGSLWLSHHPGTASMGKLLALALSCTLIGAVVFQPVLMGKPRVPRAPQSPEIND; via the coding sequence ATGCTGAGAACCCTATTCGTCCGACTCGTTGCCTGGTCCGTGCGGCGCCCGCTCCTGGTCGTCGCCCTGTCGCTCGTGATCGCCGCGCTCGGCGGCGTCTACACCGTCCAGCATTTCAAGATCAACACCGACGTCAGCAAGCTGCTCGACAACGAGCCGCAATGGGCCGCGCTCGGCGACGCGATCGACCAGGCGTTCCCGCAGCGAAGCCAGACGATCCTCGCGGTGGTGGAGGCGCCGGCGCCCGAATTCGCGTCGGCGGCGGCCAACGCGCTCGCCGCGGCGCTCGACCAGGACACGCGCGCCGGACGCATCGGCCAGGTCTCGCTGCCGGCCGGCGGCCCGCTGTTCGAACGTGACGCGCTGCTGTTCCTGTCGCCCGCCGAGGTCGCCAGCACCACCTCGAAGCTGGCCAGCGCGCGCCCGCTCGTCAACACGCTGGCGAAGGATCCGAGCGTGACGGGCCTCGCCACCACGCTGTCGACCACGCTCGGCCAGCCGCTGCTGACGGGCCAGGTCACGCTGCCCGGCATGAAGACGCTGCTCGGCCGCGCCGCCGCCACCGTCGACGACGTGCTGGCCGGCCGCCCGGCCGCGTTCTCGTGGCGCGCGCTGGTGGACAGCGACGCCGCGAAGCAGCCCGCGTTCGCGTTCGTGACGGTCGAGCCGCAGATCAACTACGGGGCGCTGAAGGCGGGCGAGCAGACCGAGCAGACGATCCGTGCCACCGCCGCCTCGCTCGGCCTCGACAAGCGCTTCGGCGCGGTGGTGCGGCTGACCGGCGAGCAGCCGCTCGCCGACGAGGAATTCGCCTCGGTGGAAGACGGCGCGGCCGTGAACGGCATCGGCACGATCGTGGTGGTGCTCGTGATCCTGTGGCTCGCGCTGCGCTCCAAGCGGATGATCGCCGCGGTGCTCGTCACGCTGGTGGTCGGCCTGATCGTGACGGCCGCACTCGGCCTCGCGATGGTCGGCTCGCTGAACATGATCTCGGTGGCGTTCATGGTGCTGTTCGTCGGGCTAGGCGTCGATTTCGCGATCCAGTACGGCGTGAAGTATCGCGAGGAGCGGCACCGCGACCCGAATCTCGACCACGCGCTGCTGGGCGCCGCGCACTCGATGGGCGTGCCGCTGTCGCTCGCCACGGCCGCCGTGGCCGCGAGCTTCTTCTCGTTCCTGCCCACCGCCTACCGCGGCGTGTCGGAGCTGGGCCTGATCGCGGGCGTGGGCATGTTCGTCGCGCTGTTCACCACCATGACGCTGCTGCCCGCGCTGCTCAAGCTGATGCATCCGCCCGGCGAATCCAGGGCGCCGGGCTTCCCGCGCCTCGCGCCGGTGGACGACTACCTCGACCGGCACCGCAAGCCGATCCTGATCGGCACGCTGGTGGTGGTGATCGGCGCGCTGCCGCTGCTCACGCGGCTGCACTTCGATTTCAACCCGCTGCACCTGAAGGATCCGCACAGCGAGTCGATGGCCACGCTGATCGCGCTGAAGGATTCGCCCGAGGCCTCGGTCAACGACGTCCACATGCTCGCGCCGTCGCTGGCCGCCGCCGACGCGGCCGCCGCGCGGCTCGCGAAGCTGCCCGAGGTGGGCCGCACCACCACGCTGTCGTCGTTCCTGCCGGCCGACCAGCCGCAGAAGCTCGCCACCATCAAGACCGCCGCCGCCGATCTGCTGCCGGCACTGACCCAGCCCGCCGCGCCGCCCGCCAGCGACGCGCAGCGCGTGGCGGCGCTCAAGCGCGCCTCGGCGCTGCTCGGCTACGCGGCGGAGGATCACCCGGGGCCGGGCGCCGACGAGGCGAAGCACCTCTCGCAGTCGCTCGCCAGGCTGGCCGCCGCCGACGCGGCCACGCGCGAGCGCGCCGAGAACGCGTTCTCCACCACGCTCAGGATCGCGCTCGGTCAGCTCGCCTCGCTGCTGCAGCCCTACGAGATCACGCGCGCGAACCTGCCGCCGCAGATGGTGCGCGACTGGGTGGCGCCGGACGGCCGCGCGCTCGTGCAGATCTCGCCGAAGGTGCCGCCCGGCGTCGATCCCGGCGACGACGTGATGCTGCGCCACTTCGCGCAGACCGTGAAGCAGGCCGAGCCGGCCACCATCGGCGGCCCGATCTCGATCCTGCATTCGGCGAACACCATCATCCGCGCGTTCCTGCAGGCCGCCGGGCTGTCGATCCTGACCATCACGGTGCTGCTCTGGATCACGCTGCGCCGCATCGGCGACGTGCTGCGCACGCTGATTCCGCTGCTGGTGTCGGGCTTGGTCACGCTCGAGCTGTGCGTGGTGTTCGGCATGTCGCTGAACTTCGCGAACATCATCGCGCTGCCGCTGATGCTCGGCGTCGGCGTGGCGTTCAAGGTGTATTTCGTGATGGCATGGCGCGCCGGCCAGACCGGCCTGCTGCATTCGAGCCTCACGCATGCGGTGCTGTTCAGCGCCGCGACCACGGCCACCGCGTTCGGCAGCCTGTGGCTATCGCATCATCCGGGTACCGCGAGCATGGGCAAGCTGCTCGCGCTGGCCCTGTCCTGTACGCTGATCGGCGCCGTGGTGTTCCAGCCCGTGCTGATGGGCAAACCGCGCGTGCCACGCGCGCCCCAATCCCCAGAAATCAATGACTAA
- a CDS encoding VacJ family lipoprotein, which yields MTKQRIIAGALTASALLLGGCATGPNKTAGDPLEPMNRAIFTFNDTVDTHIAVPIARGYQKVTPTPVRTAVSSFFSNLGDLGNFANNLLQLRVTDATEDVMRVVINSVFGVAGLFDVASAAGLPKHHQDFGLTLARWGVPSGPYLVLPVFGPSSFRDGVGRAVDVRFNLLNYIEPAVRNPMYIAQFISARADLLGASDLLQQAALDKYSFVRDAYTQQRRSATYHGSLIGGAGAAGGASDTLPGGLPNYDDPGAQAGGAGGAGGTNSEPQGLPNYADPGQDAAPAAASGAAAAGAASGAGATVAPSSPLAPAVPAVTPAAH from the coding sequence ATGACTAAACAGCGAATCATTGCCGGCGCCCTGACCGCCAGCGCCCTGCTGCTCGGCGGCTGCGCGACCGGCCCCAACAAAACGGCCGGCGACCCGCTCGAGCCGATGAACCGCGCCATCTTCACGTTCAACGACACGGTGGACACGCACATCGCCGTGCCGATCGCGCGCGGCTACCAGAAGGTGACGCCCACGCCGGTGCGCACCGCCGTCAGCAGCTTCTTCTCCAACCTCGGCGACCTCGGCAACTTCGCCAACAACCTGCTGCAGCTGCGCGTGACCGACGCCACCGAGGACGTGATGCGCGTCGTGATCAACTCGGTGTTCGGCGTGGCGGGGCTGTTCGACGTGGCGTCGGCCGCCGGCCTGCCGAAGCATCACCAGGACTTCGGGCTGACGCTGGCGCGCTGGGGCGTGCCGTCCGGCCCGTATCTGGTGCTGCCGGTGTTCGGCCCGAGTTCGTTCCGCGACGGCGTGGGCCGCGCGGTGGACGTGCGCTTCAACCTGCTCAACTACATCGAGCCGGCCGTGCGCAACCCGATGTACATCGCGCAGTTCATCAGCGCGCGGGCCGACCTGCTCGGCGCCTCGGACCTGCTGCAGCAGGCCGCGCTCGACAAGTACTCGTTCGTGCGCGACGCCTACACGCAGCAGCGGCGCTCGGCCACCTATCACGGCTCGCTGATCGGCGGTGCCGGCGCGGCCGGCGGCGCTTCGGACACGCTGCCGGGCGGCCTGCCGAACTACGACGACCCGGGCGCGCAGGCGGGCGGAGCGGGCGGGGCAGGCGGCACGAACAGCGAGCCGCAGGGGCTGCCGAACTACGCGGACCCGGGCCAGGACGCGGCACCGGCCGCGGCTTCGGGCGCGGCGGCCGCCGGTGCCGCCTCGGGCGCCGGCGCCACCGTGGCGCCGTCGTCGCCGCTCGCGCCGGCGGTGCCCGCCGTCACGCCGGCCGCTCACTGA
- a CDS encoding carboxymuconolactone decarboxylase family protein: MTSRLPPFDRSTATDAQRAVLDEILGGPRGNLDGPFLGWIHSPALAQHAQRLGAFCRYETGLPLRLSELAILTTAARWRSQAEWHIHHPIALRAGVPEAVAEAIRRGDAPAFDGGADSDDALVHRFATELYETRRVSDATFEAARARFGHPVVINLVGLLGYYALVAMTLNVFGMRANGQQTLPFAE, from the coding sequence ATGACCTCCCGCCTTCCCCCCTTTGATCGCAGCACCGCCACCGACGCGCAGCGCGCGGTGCTCGACGAGATTCTCGGCGGCCCGCGCGGCAACCTCGACGGCCCGTTCCTCGGCTGGATCCACAGCCCGGCGCTGGCGCAGCACGCGCAGCGGCTCGGCGCGTTCTGCCGCTACGAGACCGGGCTGCCGCTGCGGCTGTCCGAACTCGCGATCCTGACCACGGCCGCGCGCTGGCGCTCGCAGGCCGAGTGGCACATCCACCATCCGATCGCGCTGCGGGCCGGCGTGCCGGAGGCGGTGGCCGAAGCGATCCGCCGCGGCGACGCGCCGGCGTTCGACGGCGGCGCCGACAGCGACGATGCGCTGGTCCATCGCTTCGCGACCGAACTCTACGAGACGCGACGCGTGTCCGACGCGACGTTCGAGGCGGCGCGCGCGCGTTTCGGCCATCCGGTCGTGATCAACCTGGTCGGGCTGCTCGGTTATTACGCGCTGGTGGCGATGACGCTGAACGTGTTCGGGATGCGCGCGAACGGCCAGCAGACGCTGCCGTTCGCGGAGTGA